A single window of Candidatus Stygibacter australis DNA harbors:
- a CDS encoding SpoIIE family protein phosphatase yields MSAKFEKLKLCVLYVEDEDVVRNTIYEMLRRRITDVYVASDGREGLAVFQEHKPDLVISDIRMPHMDGLEMISNIKRLNSDVQIIITSAHSESEYFLKAIDIGVDKFVLKPVDNRDLFAIVSKIYEQMHLQQKAIEEAARRQVAERNLRESQVQLQALFENVVVGMGIIDTDLRIIFSNQALASMFDEEEFTVLSHYFNEYFADDSFTINHLKVSTEAYHDGSELSFRSEEEIFLPGGKKFWAEISVSMILSTENQVSKFIVVINDINDRVESQRDRDHLYNSLISELETAASVQTFFLPDWLCVEEKLLFSNNYTPSTNVGGDLFDLIPLKDGRYVIYIGDISGHGVQSALMMTAVKATIKMLVDNVVAYLHPSEIVNQLNLLLSRDVFQNNYLTLLLGVVDPDKKEFIYYNAGHPPIISFNKSNGDVAIINSNGSIPIGWVADFEYTKEEEDILKLDEHTSYLFYTDGMFECENKEQEELGIDGITKMLTKVTPDNSTVMVPYVLKNIIEENGFDISTDDFTILSLNLRRDQNDKIRYYIINPVKVNSGEVGKRCEEFLKARDLDDLAFPTELLVNEFLNKILAHISEKGRESVIVIRLRIYENKLELTFWDKGSVWELPRQVTEIDFSQKMDNEENSIYVIHQLADEIVQKRIVGVNETKFIMNFERSES; encoded by the coding sequence TTGAGTGCTAAATTTGAGAAGTTGAAACTATGTGTACTTTACGTTGAAGATGAAGACGTAGTACGCAACACTATCTATGAGATGCTAAGACGCAGGATTACAGATGTTTATGTAGCATCAGACGGTAGGGAAGGTTTAGCTGTTTTTCAAGAGCATAAGCCAGATTTAGTGATCTCAGATATTAGAATGCCTCACATGGATGGTCTGGAAATGATCTCAAATATCAAGAGATTGAATTCAGATGTTCAGATCATTATTACTTCCGCCCATAGCGAGTCAGAATATTTTTTAAAAGCAATTGATATTGGTGTAGATAAATTTGTCCTAAAACCGGTGGATAATCGCGATCTATTTGCTATTGTGAGTAAGATATATGAGCAGATGCATTTGCAGCAGAAAGCAATAGAAGAAGCGGCACGCCGTCAAGTGGCAGAACGCAACCTGCGTGAAAGCCAGGTGCAATTGCAGGCATTATTTGAGAATGTGGTTGTGGGCATGGGAATTATAGATACTGATCTGCGGATAATATTTTCCAATCAAGCGCTTGCGTCCATGTTTGATGAGGAAGAATTTACAGTTTTATCGCATTATTTTAATGAATATTTTGCTGATGACAGCTTTACGATCAATCATCTTAAGGTTTCAACCGAAGCCTATCATGATGGATCAGAATTAAGTTTCCGATCAGAGGAAGAGATATTTCTGCCGGGAGGAAAGAAATTCTGGGCAGAAATTTCAGTATCCATGATCTTATCAACAGAAAACCAGGTATCCAAATTCATTGTAGTGATTAATGATATCAATGACAGGGTGGAATCACAAAGAGATCGAGACCATCTGTATAATTCACTGATAAGCGAATTGGAGACAGCTGCATCAGTTCAGACATTTTTTTTACCAGACTGGCTTTGTGTTGAAGAGAAGCTGCTTTTTTCCAATAATTATACTCCATCAACCAATGTAGGTGGAGATCTTTTTGATTTAATCCCCCTGAAAGATGGCAGATATGTGATCTATATAGGAGACATTTCCGGTCATGGAGTGCAGAGCGCTCTGATGATGACAGCAGTGAAGGCTACAATTAAAATGCTGGTGGATAACGTAGTGGCTTATCTGCATCCCAGTGAGATCGTCAATCAGCTTAATCTTTTATTATCCAGAGACGTTTTTCAAAACAATTATCTTACTCTGCTACTGGGAGTGGTGGATCCTGACAAAAAGGAATTTATCTATTATAATGCCGGGCATCCTCCTATTATCAGTTTTAATAAATCAAATGGAGACGTGGCAATAATAAATTCTAACGGATCAATCCCTATTGGCTGGGTAGCTGATTTTGAATATACCAAAGAAGAAGAAGATATCCTTAAACTTGATGAGCATACAAGCTATCTTTTTTATACGGATGGGATGTTTGAGTGTGAAAATAAGGAGCAGGAAGAACTGGGAATTGATGGTATTACAAAGATGCTTACCAAAGTTACTCCTGATAATAGTACTGTGATGGTGCCCTATGTATTGAAGAATATAATCGAGGAAAATGGATTTGATATCAGTACTGATGATTTTACGATACTTTCCTTGAATCTCAGACGTGACCAGAATGACAAAATCCGTTACTATATAATCAATCCCGTAAAAGTAAATAGTGGAGAAGTGGGAAAACGATGTGAAGAATTTCTGAAAGCCAGAGACCTTGATGATCTGGCATTCCCTACTGAACTGCTGGTAAATGAATTTCTAAATAAAATCCTGGCTCATATCTCAGAGAAGGGTAGAGAAAGCGTTATTGTTATTCGTTTAAGGATTTATGAAAATAAACTTGAATTAACCTTCTGGGATAAAGGATCAGTATGGGAATTGCCCAGGCAGGTAACAGAAATAGATTTTAGCCAGAAAATGGATAATGAAGAGAATTCTATATATGTAATTCACCAACTGGCAGATGAGATAGTTCAAAAACGAATCGTAGGTGTGAATGAAACCAAATTCATTATGAATTTTGAGAGATCTGAATCATGA
- a CDS encoding OmpA family protein, giving the protein MFSFKIRFFALISMAALCLISACTPYKLIEKIPAGTHRKRIVFRSEPTPTDIFINDNYLGRTPIKTDIWYIGERFLNVKAQPLYPSQYPQNIVLKVPRVPDKMTIFMDYNPTKDFEFKQKEGGIAGVDAGEDPYAVEEFSVASFKDTIIIKEPIPLPIIYFDFDKKYVPEKEKDKLYPIVELLLKNPDYKISIHGHADERGTVVYNKVLSTDRALSVFEFLKDSDIDPDRMRIYGHGELTIIEREGYRLEYQNDRVVTFRLHYKVFEEPSMDD; this is encoded by the coding sequence ATGTTTTCTTTTAAAATCAGATTTTTTGCTTTGATCAGTATGGCAGCGCTATGTCTTATATCTGCCTGCACTCCCTATAAGCTCATTGAGAAGATTCCGGCAGGTACCCACAGAAAAAGGATCGTTTTCCGTTCTGAACCAACACCTACGGACATTTTCATCAATGATAATTACCTCGGGAGAACCCCCATAAAGACGGATATCTGGTATATTGGCGAGAGATTTCTGAATGTGAAAGCTCAACCCTTATATCCCTCTCAATATCCCCAGAATATCGTTCTCAAGGTTCCTCGAGTTCCTGATAAAATGACTATCTTTATGGATTATAACCCCACGAAAGATTTTGAGTTTAAACAAAAAGAAGGCGGTATTGCTGGAGTGGATGCTGGTGAAGATCCCTATGCTGTGGAAGAATTTTCTGTTGCCAGCTTTAAAGATACTATTATTATCAAAGAACCAATACCCCTGCCTATTATTTATTTTGATTTTGATAAAAAATATGTTCCTGAAAAGGAAAAGGATAAATTGTATCCAATTGTAGAACTTCTGCTAAAAAATCCTGATTATAAGATTTCCATCCATGGACATGCTGATGAACGTGGAACTGTGGTGTATAATAAAGTGCTCTCCACTGATAGAGCTCTATCTGTATTTGAATTTCTGAAGGATTCTGATATTGATCCTGACCGGATGAGGATCTATGGGCATGGTGAACTCACTATTATTGAAAGAGAAGGCTACAGACTGGAATATCAGAATGATCGCGTAGTCACATTCCGTCTGCATTATAAGGTATTTGAAGAGCCCAGTATGGATGATTAA
- a CDS encoding TraB/GumN family protein — protein MRRSGIIFIIIILMIATFAYSGEYSNFFWQVEKGDITVNLCGSVHLMRPDYYPLREEIEQAFEESEILVLEFDINKIDMNKIQELINTRGLYPEGDSLKTDLGEEYYEKLGSELAEYKYTVESVKNQKPWYMTMTLSSVRVSELGYTAEGGTDLYFAQKAKGHKEIQQLETAEAQFEMLSGMDEHIQIEYLKELIDKREEFNQEVEELMQSWIAGDDSTMYRLMNEEIKENPELTGYYDKLFTERNLNMTDKIEQYLTGDNKKEYFIVVGSGHYLGEDGIVNLLRERGYSVVRK, from the coding sequence ATGAGAAGATCAGGGATAATATTCATAATTATCATATTGATGATAGCTACGTTTGCTTATTCAGGGGAGTACAGTAATTTTTTCTGGCAGGTGGAAAAGGGAGATATAACCGTTAATTTGTGCGGTTCAGTTCATTTGATGAGACCGGATTACTATCCTCTGCGGGAAGAGATCGAGCAGGCATTTGAGGAGTCTGAAATATTGGTGCTGGAATTTGATATCAATAAAATAGATATGAACAAAATCCAGGAACTCATCAATACCAGGGGTTTATATCCAGAGGGAGATAGTCTGAAGACGGATTTAGGTGAAGAATATTATGAGAAATTAGGTTCTGAACTGGCTGAATATAAATACACCGTGGAATCGGTGAAAAACCAGAAACCCTGGTATATGACGATGACGCTTTCCAGTGTGCGGGTGAGTGAACTGGGCTATACCGCTGAAGGTGGGACAGACCTTTATTTTGCTCAGAAGGCAAAGGGACATAAGGAAATACAGCAGTTGGAAACCGCCGAAGCTCAGTTTGAGATGTTAAGCGGCATGGATGAGCACATTCAGATAGAATATTTGAAGGAACTGATCGATAAGCGGGAAGAATTTAACCAGGAAGTGGAAGAACTGATGCAAAGCTGGATAGCTGGAGATGACAGCACCATGTATCGCCTGATGAATGAAGAAATAAAAGAGAATCCTGAGTTAACTGGATATTATGATAAGCTGTTCACTGAGCGTAACCTTAATATGACTGATAAGATAGAGCAGTATTTAACTGGAGATAATAAAAAAGAGTACTTTATAGTAGTTGGCTCAGGTCATTATCTGGGCGAAGATGGTATTGTGAATCTGCTGCGGGAGCGCGGCTATAGCGTAGTGCGCAAATAA
- a CDS encoding efflux RND transporter periplasmic adaptor subunit: MDRKIEKKKWTTKKIILLVVAVVVIGLVLYSAIWGDHRSKFNVQTDRITIEEVVEDYFQDYITVTGRVVPSRTVYLDAMEGGRVEEVFLEEGSLVEEGDIILRLSNANLYLSIMNREADLADQINNLRSTRLSMEQNKLSLRQQLLEVNYQLEQQQRDYAQKQKLYEQEFISEEDYLRSQEAYQYSLQRQSLVVESQKTDSLFRAIQIEQLENSVTNMEENLGMVRDKLENLNVRAPISGQLVSLNAEIGEAKSQGQRLGEINVVGSYKINMDVDEHYISRINRDLMGEFEFAGGTYQLKVSKIYPEVQNGRFSVDLEFSGEEYPENLRTGQTFRIKLELGESSMALLLPRGGFYQSTGGQYVFVINPDGKSADQREIRLGRMNPRYYEVLEGLEAGERVIISSYTNFGRAEKLILK, from the coding sequence ATGGATAGAAAAATTGAGAAGAAGAAATGGACGACAAAGAAGATAATTCTGCTGGTTGTGGCAGTGGTAGTTATTGGCTTAGTGTTATACAGCGCAATCTGGGGAGATCATCGGAGTAAATTCAATGTTCAGACTGACCGTATAACTATTGAAGAAGTAGTGGAAGATTATTTTCAGGATTATATCACAGTAACCGGTCGGGTGGTACCGAGCCGGACAGTTTATCTTGATGCCATGGAAGGTGGCAGGGTAGAAGAAGTGTTTTTGGAAGAAGGCTCATTAGTAGAAGAAGGTGATATAATATTGCGGTTAAGCAATGCGAATCTATATTTGAGCATAATGAACCGTGAAGCAGATCTGGCAGATCAGATCAATAATCTGCGTAGCACACGATTATCTATGGAACAGAACAAACTGAGCCTGCGTCAGCAGCTTTTGGAAGTAAATTATCAGCTTGAGCAGCAGCAGCGAGATTATGCCCAGAAGCAGAAGCTATATGAGCAGGAATTCATTTCAGAAGAGGATTATTTACGCTCCCAGGAAGCATATCAATATTCTTTACAGCGTCAAAGTCTGGTGGTTGAGAGCCAGAAAACGGATTCCTTATTCCGGGCAATTCAGATCGAGCAGCTTGAGAATTCAGTTACCAATATGGAAGAGAATCTGGGCATGGTCCGAGATAAACTGGAGAATTTGAATGTACGCGCACCTATTAGTGGACAGCTTGTATCTTTGAATGCAGAGATAGGAGAAGCTAAATCCCAGGGACAGAGATTGGGTGAAATTAATGTAGTAGGATCTTATAAGATCAATATGGATGTAGATGAGCATTATATTTCACGGATAAATCGAGATTTAATGGGTGAATTTGAATTTGCAGGAGGTACCTATCAATTAAAGGTAAGCAAGATCTATCCAGAAGTTCAGAACGGCAGGTTTAGTGTGGATCTGGAATTTTCTGGTGAAGAATACCCCGAGAATTTACGAACGGGCCAGACTTTTAGAATTAAATTGGAATTAGGCGAATCGAGTATGGCACTATTATTACCTCGAGGTGGTTTTTATCAAAGTACTGGAGGGCAGTATGTGTTTGTGATCAATCCCGATGGCAAGAGTGCGGATCAGCGGGAGATAAGATTAGGCAGAATGAATCCGCGCTATTATGAAGTTCTGGAAGGACTGGAAGCTGGAGAAAGAGTTATCATATCAAGTTATACAAATTTTGGCAGAGCCGAAAAATTAATATTAAAATAA
- a CDS encoding ABC transporter ATP-binding protein codes for MIKTNNLMKVYRTDEVETLALNNVNIHVEAGEFVAIMGPSGCGKSTLLNVIGLLDNPTDGEYFFNSTDVAKFKERQRTNMRKSNVGFIFQSFNLIDELTVYENVELPLLYLKMAASERKARVNEVLDRMKIAHRAKHFPQQLSGGQQQRVAVARAVITNPKLILADEPTGNLDSANGEEVMDMLTQLNEAGTTIVMVTHSPTDAEYAHRIIQLFDGHIVTENIKKEFHL; via the coding sequence ATGATCAAGACAAACAATTTAATGAAGGTGTATCGTACAGACGAAGTGGAAACCCTGGCATTGAATAACGTGAATATTCACGTGGAAGCAGGAGAATTTGTGGCAATAATGGGACCCTCAGGTTGTGGGAAATCCACATTACTGAATGTGATCGGACTTTTGGATAATCCCACAGACGGTGAGTATTTCTTTAATAGTACCGATGTGGCAAAGTTCAAGGAACGTCAGCGTACTAATATGCGTAAATCAAATGTAGGCTTTATCTTTCAGAGTTTTAATCTGATTGATGAGCTTACTGTTTATGAGAATGTGGAGCTGCCTTTATTATATCTTAAGATGGCGGCAAGTGAACGTAAGGCAAGAGTAAATGAGGTATTGGATAGAATGAAGATAGCTCATAGAGCCAAGCATTTTCCGCAGCAGCTTTCTGGTGGACAGCAGCAGCGCGTGGCAGTTGCCCGTGCCGTGATCACTAATCCCAAGCTGATACTTGCAGATGAGCCTACTGGAAATCTGGATAGTGCCAATGGAGAAGAAGTGATGGATATGCTTACACAGTTAAATGAAGCCGGAACTACCATTGTGATGGTAACTCACTCACCTACAGATGCAGAATATGCACACCGGATCATCCAATTATTTGATGGTCACATAGTAACCGAGAATATCAAAAAAGAATTTCATTTATAA
- a CDS encoding ABC transporter permease yields the protein MFWNYLKIAVRNLMRKKFYTIINIAGLAIGICCAIMIGLYVQNELSYDKYNEDYERIYRLESHFTINETDDLFAVTAIPLAPAIKLEFPEDVEQYCRYRAMDNNLFQIDNKKYFEDNVHYADSTVFEIFSYEFLRGEPSEALDDPNEIVLTESFARRIFGTQDPLGEYLETGYGFGFTVTGVIKDLPQNSHLNFEALASMVTLAQFYGAETFHSLDPNLFWNVGFYSFIKLTEGGSIDNIMRGYPAFNEKYIKALGETLNAKFQLMAQRLDKVHLNSKLKYELPTGNMGYVFIFGIVALFLLLIGCINYMNMATAQSSGRATEVGIRKVAGAQRGSLQMQFLLESVVISIFAYVLAVLAVELLLPTFNELAGRELSLNIGENLNYYGLFLLVSVVVGLVSGSYPAFYLSSFVPVEVLKGKLSKGSTTLRKLLVVVQFSISIIMIICTLGVVSQLKFMQNTDLGFDKDNIVVLTIRDTTGARNLATFRDELLQHPKILKAGTSSSIPGSGYGIIVQRFETDEGEMSEKAINFVMVDENYLDVMDIKILLGREFDPELATDLEEACLINQSCAENLGWGENAIGKKLDFGAAPDGTATRNTRVIGVVKDFHYTSLHNLIDPLILMLSDEPLQTITLRIDQSDLESTLSFMEEKWNEFCPTFPFSYEFMDDNLRAQYEAEEKTSRVFSYFTIICIFIACLGLLGLTAYATEQRIREISIRKVLGATEKSIVYLLTSNFAILVIISNVIAWPVAWWGMKNWLENFAYSTKLSPLIYVAAGLIALIIAILTISIRAIHAARTNPADALKYE from the coding sequence ATGTTCTGGAATTATCTCAAAATAGCAGTACGCAATTTAATGCGTAAGAAATTTTATACCATAATCAACATTGCCGGGCTGGCAATAGGGATTTGCTGTGCTATCATGATCGGGCTTTATGTACAGAATGAGCTTTCTTATGATAAGTATAACGAAGATTATGAGCGCATTTACCGGTTGGAATCACATTTCACGATCAATGAAACGGATGATCTTTTTGCGGTAACAGCAATACCTTTGGCTCCGGCAATCAAGCTCGAATTTCCCGAAGATGTTGAGCAATATTGCCGTTACCGTGCTATGGACAACAATCTTTTTCAGATTGATAACAAGAAGTATTTTGAAGACAATGTTCACTATGCTGATTCTACGGTATTTGAGATATTTTCCTATGAATTTTTACGCGGTGAACCATCAGAAGCGCTTGATGACCCCAATGAAATCGTGCTTACTGAAAGCTTTGCCAGACGCATTTTTGGTACACAAGATCCATTAGGCGAATATCTGGAGACAGGATACGGTTTTGGATTTACCGTTACGGGTGTGATCAAGGATCTGCCGCAAAACAGTCATTTGAACTTTGAGGCTCTTGCTTCCATGGTAACACTGGCTCAATTTTATGGAGCAGAAACATTTCACAGTCTGGATCCCAATCTTTTCTGGAATGTGGGATTTTACTCATTTATAAAACTAACAGAGGGCGGATCAATTGACAACATCATGCGAGGTTATCCTGCCTTTAATGAAAAATACATCAAAGCGTTAGGAGAAACCCTCAATGCCAAATTCCAGTTAATGGCGCAGCGACTGGATAAAGTGCATTTGAATTCCAAACTGAAATATGAGCTACCTACCGGTAATATGGGGTATGTTTTTATCTTTGGCATTGTAGCACTTTTTCTATTATTGATAGGCTGCATAAACTACATGAATATGGCGACAGCGCAATCATCAGGACGTGCAACAGAAGTGGGAATCCGCAAAGTAGCAGGAGCGCAGAGAGGTTCATTGCAAATGCAATTCCTGCTGGAATCAGTAGTGATCAGCATATTTGCTTATGTGTTGGCAGTATTAGCAGTGGAATTGCTCTTGCCGACATTTAATGAGCTTGCCGGAAGAGAACTCAGCTTAAACATTGGTGAAAACCTTAATTATTATGGGTTATTTCTGTTGGTGAGCGTAGTGGTGGGATTAGTATCGGGTAGTTATCCAGCATTTTACCTATCATCGTTTGTACCCGTGGAAGTACTTAAAGGAAAATTGAGCAAGGGAAGTACAACCTTACGTAAGCTTTTGGTAGTAGTGCAATTTTCCATATCTATCATCATGATAATCTGTACTCTGGGAGTGGTAAGTCAGCTTAAATTCATGCAGAATACTGATCTGGGATTTGATAAAGATAATATAGTGGTTTTGACAATTAGAGATACAACGGGAGCCAGAAATCTGGCAACCTTTAGAGATGAGCTTTTGCAGCATCCGAAGATATTGAAAGCCGGCACATCATCAAGCATACCAGGTAGTGGATATGGTATCATTGTGCAGCGTTTTGAAACAGATGAAGGTGAGATGAGTGAGAAAGCCATCAACTTTGTGATGGTTGATGAGAATTATCTGGATGTGATGGATATAAAGATACTATTGGGTAGAGAATTTGATCCTGAACTGGCAACCGATCTGGAAGAAGCCTGCCTGATAAATCAAAGCTGTGCAGAAAATCTGGGCTGGGGTGAAAATGCCATTGGCAAGAAACTTGATTTCGGAGCCGCACCAGACGGAACAGCAACCAGAAATACACGCGTGATTGGAGTAGTGAAAGATTTTCATTACACATCTCTGCACAATCTGATTGATCCACTCATATTAATGCTTTCTGATGAGCCATTACAGACAATAACGTTACGGATAGATCAAAGTGATCTGGAATCTACCCTGAGTTTTATGGAAGAGAAATGGAACGAATTTTGCCCGACATTTCCTTTCAGCTACGAATTTATGGATGACAACCTGAGAGCACAATATGAAGCAGAAGAAAAGACCAGCCGTGTATTTAGTTATTTCACCATTATCTGCATTTTCATTGCCTGTCTGGGACTTCTGGGCTTAACAGCTTATGCCACGGAGCAAAGGATCAGAGAGATCAGCATCCGTAAAGTACTGGGTGCCACAGAGAAATCAATCGTATATCTGCTAACCAGCAATTTTGCCATCCTGGTGATAATTTCCAATGTAATAGCCTGGCCTGTTGCCTGGTGGGGAATGAAAAATTGGTTGGAGAATTTTGCCTATAGTACAAAACTTTCACCACTTATATATGTCGCAGCAGGATTGATAGCATTAATAATTGCCATATTGACAATAAGCATCAGAGCAATACATGCCGCAAGGACAAATCCGGCAGATGCTTTGAAATACGAATAG
- a CDS encoding ABC transporter permease yields the protein MILNYLKIAYRNILRQKFYSLLNIAGLAISITCCILISLYIQEEVSYDKFQPGGERIYRLVNRNNMGGKIDTYCNAPRPITPQMKEIYPEIEAVTRVRGANGLYTHSANISYEQNLIASEKVYIVDSTFFDVFATEFIAGNPKDGLTGEVGILISESLAKKLFGSEEALGKTMLLDEQFPITVKAVFKDQPGRSHFEYEALLPWRLAYRQGEEIAWYGWQVYHYLKLYEGADAKELQAKFPQFFTDYMKEKYDTLDGTSELSLQPLKDIHLKSNLIWEMVPNGNLNNLYIMASIGLFLLIIACINYVNLATARSVRRAREVGLRKLFGSPRGLLIRQFLVESIILSLIASLVALVIAELLLPVFNSIAVRDISLNLLNNHVLILGIIGLGIFVGLLAGIYPALVLSNFSIVEAIKSRSENGTGGMVLRKILIVMQFAISITLIISTLILVEQMKFARDIDMGFNKENVLAVTVRDTLVARNLQVIKQELRDNPEIISAACSLNMPGTTFNRFPATIENNEGGFSQTSCQFMQIDYDFIPTMDMTIVEGRNYQRDQEENRFSVILVNEALVRKFGWDNPIGKRVFLYTDSLGTAFYQEVIGVVKDFHPNSVRQEISPMIIYLINDNLEARSGGNLNLFIRLKGENLHQTMTDIKDIIQQYNPDDPFQYVFLDEHLSRMYEGEERLIQLFSYFTMMIIFIACLGLFGLASFTAEKRRREIGIRKVLGATIRQIVLLLSTEFSRWVLLANVIAWPLAWYFMNKWLENFAYHIQITLLNFIIAGLAALVIALFTVSFQALRAAMSNPIKSIRYE from the coding sequence ATGATACTGAATTATCTAAAAATTGCTTACCGGAATATACTCCGTCAGAAGTTTTATTCACTGCTGAATATAGCGGGACTGGCTATCAGCATCACCTGTTGTATTTTGATCAGTCTTTATATTCAGGAAGAAGTATCATACGATAAATTTCAGCCAGGTGGAGAACGTATTTATCGTTTGGTTAACCGGAATAATATGGGGGGGAAGATCGATACTTACTGCAATGCCCCACGACCTATAACCCCTCAAATGAAAGAAATATATCCAGAAATAGAAGCAGTAACACGGGTGAGGGGAGCAAATGGATTATACACTCATTCAGCAAATATCTCCTATGAGCAGAATCTGATAGCTTCAGAAAAGGTATATATTGTGGACTCGACTTTTTTTGATGTTTTTGCCACGGAATTTATTGCTGGTAACCCAAAGGATGGTTTAACCGGAGAAGTTGGAATACTCATCTCTGAGAGCCTGGCAAAGAAATTGTTTGGATCAGAAGAAGCATTGGGTAAAACCATGCTCTTAGATGAACAATTTCCGATAACTGTTAAAGCAGTATTCAAAGATCAGCCGGGACGGAGTCATTTTGAATATGAAGCTCTTTTACCCTGGAGGTTAGCTTATAGACAGGGAGAGGAAATTGCCTGGTATGGCTGGCAGGTATATCATTATCTAAAATTGTATGAAGGTGCTGATGCAAAAGAGCTTCAGGCAAAATTCCCTCAATTTTTCACTGATTATATGAAAGAGAAATATGATACTCTGGATGGTACGTCAGAGCTGTCTCTGCAGCCTCTTAAAGATATTCATCTGAAATCAAATCTTATCTGGGAAATGGTTCCTAATGGCAATCTTAATAATTTATATATTATGGCATCCATAGGATTATTCTTATTGATAATTGCCTGTATTAATTATGTGAATCTGGCAACAGCCAGATCAGTAAGGCGAGCCAGAGAAGTGGGGCTCAGGAAATTATTCGGTTCTCCACGAGGACTATTGATCCGCCAGTTTTTAGTGGAATCTATCATTTTATCATTGATTGCTTCTCTGGTTGCACTGGTCATTGCAGAATTATTATTACCAGTATTTAATAGTATTGCTGTACGGGACATCAGTTTAAATTTATTAAATAATCATGTTCTGATCCTGGGGATTATTGGATTAGGAATATTTGTGGGACTTCTGGCAGGAATATATCCGGCATTAGTGTTGTCAAATTTTAGCATTGTGGAAGCAATAAAATCAAGATCAGAAAATGGCACAGGTGGTATGGTGCTGCGTAAGATATTAATAGTTATGCAGTTTGCAATTTCAATCACCCTTATCATTTCCACTCTTATTTTGGTTGAGCAGATGAAATTTGCCCGGGATATTGATATGGGGTTCAATAAGGAAAATGTGCTGGCAGTTACCGTGCGCGATACACTGGTAGCCAGGAATCTCCAAGTGATCAAACAGGAACTCAGAGATAATCCTGAGATAATCTCAGCAGCTTGTTCATTAAATATGCCAGGCACTACTTTTAACCGTTTTCCAGCAACTATTGAAAATAATGAGGGAGGTTTTAGTCAGACGAGTTGCCAATTCATGCAGATAGATTATGATTTTATTCCCACGATGGATATGACTATAGTTGAAGGCAGAAACTATCAGCGTGATCAGGAAGAGAATCGTTTTTCAGTGATATTAGTAAATGAAGCTTTAGTGAGAAAATTTGGCTGGGATAACCCAATCGGAAAGCGTGTATTTCTTTATACAGATAGCTTAGGCACTGCATTTTATCAGGAAGTGATTGGAGTAGTAAAAGATTTTCATCCCAATTCCGTGCGGCAGGAGATCAGTCCTATGATAATATATCTGATCAATGATAATCTGGAAGCACGCAGCGGAGGAAATCTGAATCTGTTTATCCGTTTAAAAGGTGAGAATCTGCATCAGACAATGACTGATATCAAAGATATCATTCAGCAATATAATCCTGATGATCCATTTCAGTATGTATTTCTGGATGAACATCTGAGCCGGATGTATGAAGGGGAAGAAAGATTGATCCAGCTTTTCAGTTATTTTACTATGATGATCATCTTTATAGCCTGTCTGGGATTATTTGGACTGGCATCATTCACGGCAGAAAAGCGAAGAAGAGAAATCGGTATTCGCAAAGTGCTGGGTGCCACTATCCGTCAGATAGTGCTTTTATTATCAACAGAATTTTCACGCTGGGTGCTATTGGCAAACGTAATCGCCTGGCCCCTTGCCTGGTATTTCATGAATAAATGGTTAGAGAATTTTGCCTACCACATCCAGATAACTCTTCTTAATTTCATCATCGCCGGTCTGGCAGCCTTAGTGATAGCATTATTTACGGTAAGTTTTCAGGCATTAAGGGCAGCAATGAGCAATCCGATAAAATCAATCAGGTATGAGTAA